TCCTCCCAATGACCGTAATGGAGGATAAAGAACAAAGGCCATAAAAGCGTCAAGTTAAAAAGCCCAACAAAGCCGAAGAACATTGGTATATCCATCTTATCCTCGTGATCTACTTTCCTCTTTAAAAATACAATGTAAGCAGCATAGAAAAATGCACTGACTAGCGCCAATATTATACCTGTGGGTATCCTATTAGTTTCTATAGTTAAATCTGAAAGACCCACTAATAccttaaaaattggaaaaaaacaaGGATCAGTCACTTACGTTACCCGATAACCgggtttaacactaggtttacgggacttgATTATTGAgagtataaatatattttgcaataaagatccgcaggctaattattaaaaaaatgccTAAGAATTTGGACagacaaataaaataatgtGATATTTCAGTGCAGCGTAAACCCGGTGTTGAGtgaaatacgagaatatacgtacTAGTCCAAAAATGCTGATGGACACAGCGACTAGCTTAGACAATGTAAATTTATCTCCTCCGTTGCTCGGGAAAAAAGCAGCAAGGAACAACGTGAATAAGCTAGACGTCGACGACAATACTGTTACAACTCCCGCTTCGGTATTCGCTAACGAGATCTGATAAGTATAATTCGCCATAAACCACTGCAACGTAACGGACGGGTATTAGCTCAATACTTATACGATCGCTGTAAGTTGCTAAATTGCTACATACAAGTAAACAAAACATAAGTGCAATCTTAGCAACTTTTTGCACAGAAAACTTATTGGCTTGTCGCCTCACATGCTCCCCAGCTCTTAAGCTAGCTTGGTAACTAAGTCTCGCCAATAACGCTTCCGTGGCGTCGCTTTCCGACATATGCCTGACTTCTGCTAACTTACTAAATCGTACAGAGCGTATTGATGAATCATCACTTTCTGTGCCTGAGGAACGATCGCAATGATCCGGTGTTTTTATTGGGACAAACGTTGGATCGCTCTGCAACGGTACAAGCCTTTGTTGTTATTAATACTATAACAATGAACAGAGGAATGCTTACCAGGCTTGTATTGGCTTCTGAATAGAAATTATCGTCCTCGACGTTAGGATCTATAAACTAAAGAAGAAGATAAGACAGCGAACGTGGATTGAAGTTTTTAAAAAACTCATTTCTATGCAAGTTTACCATGTACGTGGCTGGCTTGTTGCACTGGTCCCGCCAAGGTGGCCAGAAACATAAGCCCAGCAAGTAAAGCGTGAACATAGATGTTTTAACGTACGTACTAAAAAATGGCTTTTCGAACGCAGCTTCCCTATAAATGTACTGAAACGTAAACCATATGTTATTAGGTACCATCCAAGGTTTGCGATCGCAGTATTGAAGTCGGCTCTTACTTTAGTTAACTCAGAACTGGAGACCCAAATGATATCTACCAAGAGCAAAACTAAGAGTCCCAGTACGAGTCTTTGGGATTTATTCATCATCGCTGCCAGTTTGTGAGGATCCTCCACCATCCCCTGTTGTCTACGCTGTCGTAATTCTACGGAGCAGCTCATGATGCGTCCAGGACCTTTCTTCTCAGATTATGACATCGTAATAAAATTGATTGCTGAAATGATCAACGGCACTTGTGAAACATACGTGAAGGATGTCGAGCTCGAGATTTACGATATAACATTGAACATAAAACACAAACAGAAATTCTATCGACGTATCTCAATCCCGACAAATCGATACGTTAACGAACAAACGATCATAACTACAtcgtaatatttttttcgaCTCGGCGGCGAGCGGTCGTAACAATGCAAAACAGCACAAAACGTTGTCGCATAAATCATCGGagccgtgtgtgtgtgcgtgtcagTGGAAGGTAACAGAAAGCATGGAGGCAGGAAACGAAGGATTAAAAACAGGGAGGCAAAAAAACAATGTTCAAGGTTTCCACTACTTTAATGTTCTTTTTTCAGCTACAAGTTTCTGTCCGGCGGCGTGATCGAAAAATCACGATCCGTATATGCGTCCGTAAAGAAGCGTTCGTCGGTTTTGTGATTGATAACAGGTGGACAAGCGGCAAATGAGGAGGACGTGAAGATAACCTATAAAAGGCTGCTAATAAGGTTGAACAACGATCGTacataagagagagagaggtgacGTACTACGATAGTTCAACAGAGAATCGACTCACAATAATAGACAACCCTCACTTTTCGCAGCACTGGCAACTAATCTATGCGGTTCGCCTACATTTTTCTGTCACGGGACCACGAGCATCGTATGCCCATCGATCAACTGTTCAATCGACACTGTTCACTCGACGGGACACCGTTTTCGCACACCCCCTTGGCGGAATTACGGGGCTACGTTTTCTTTTTGCGACAGGATTCCGCCCGCGATCGAACAGTCGCAATTCTTTCCAATGTTTCCCTCGTTATCGTATCGGCGCTACTACCACCACCACAATCAGTAACCAAGTTGATGCGCTGGTAGACGTTTCGTAGTTTTTGTTATCACCCCGATGGCGCTACAAGTCTCGCACGGTGCATCTTTTTCTCCGGGACGACTTCGAATCGACTACCTACTACGGTTTTTGCCGATAAATCATTTTCCCGCTAATCGAGTCGCGGGaactacttttttttttgtaacaggaTTACACTTGACGCGGCACACTTTTTATTCGGACATGTCAGAATGATTGTTATGAAGGCATTACAGGTTGTTGTATGGTTTTCCTTTGACGGGGCAGTAAGTAGATTTGCTAGACCCAATTATTTCTACGTGTTCATTGATAGACCTTGCGTTAATTTGAAAGGTACATTGAGAAACACGATTTTGCAAAAGAGGATTAGAGTAGATTTGCTTCTGAAGAAGTGTAGAAGAAAGGTGTAGACGTTAATAGTTATACTTGTAAATGTTGGCTATAACCTAGGCAGGTGTCGTATCGGATGTAGAAAAATTGATAGACAAAATTGGAGACGATTAATCAGATGGTAGGGTTGTGAAAGGGGCTTAACGCAATGGTTGTCATGGCAAACAACAGCAACACATACCCGCTACAATGATGCACAGTTCGGGAAGGTGTTGTGCGCGACGTTGTTTTCAGTGTTCCAACAATGGCCAACAATATTCTTAGCAATGGTCGGATTCAACAACAAACGACTGCCTCGCAACGGCTGCGTAGCGACAAAGGGAAGAAAGGTGTTTTTGTTTAGCTCGTAGTATGCGAAACGATCACACACGACTGAAAAGCATGATTGACAAGGCGAGAATAAAAATGGGATTAGATCCGTGGCTGATAAAAGATAAGAGTTCGAAAGAACACAgcgatgaaatcatttttttttgggAACTCGTTCGGCGAGCGTTGATATCGTATCGAAATATTCGAGCGACGGTCGCTGATTCCGTCACTTCCGGTTTCGGGGGAAACGATAGCAGTATAGAATATGttggaaattaattattgttCTATTCGTGGGTTATTATTTACCTTCTGGCAGTCGCGTGGATAATGTAATTATTAACCGGTTGTAACATAggcaaataataattattctaaTTATCGGGTCAGCACCGGAAGTGCCGGCGATAGAGTGCAACAACTGGTTGCTGCACCGACATTATACGCGGCACGAGTACAAAACTTGCAAGATTCTGATTGACCAGGAGCTGATCAACTCGAATGGACACAATGAATATGCGAATTATTTAAAAGTGAGAGAAACGTCCATGTTGAAACAGGGCTTGAAACGGTCCCGAAACGGTCCAGGCTTTTTACGCAGTATAATTGTTCTACAATATGGTTCAGAGCGGAATAAACGAGATTGTTTCATTGAACGTATACACGTTATAGAATATGGTTGTTACACAGCAGAATTGTTATTCTGTATAAAAGCTATACAATATGATTGTTATACAGTATAATTGTTATAGGGCATTGTCACAGGGCAGATTGATATGCAATACTGTTATTACATATGGTTTTCATACAGCAGGGTTGCCATAAAATATAACGATTATACAATGTCGTTGTTATAACATATAACGATCCATTGATACTTTCTAAGTATTAATTATTGTGCAAAGAGACGTTTGTCCTTGCGATGACCTTGGAGAGGCCCGCGAGGGTCACGCTGAAATTCGCAAATGGAAGCCTATATTTTTTATGAGATATTCTTGTAGATAACAGCGATTCGTTTTAATATTTACTGAAAAATGTGATATCTTGTAGATCCAGTTGTGTCAGAGCCGGTTTCAAGCCCTGTATCAATGTCTCAGAGGTTCGAACGAGTGATGTTCTAGACGTTCCCTCCCGTCTTTGTGTGTAGGGGTTGATACTGAGGAGAGAAGGAAAGGTTCAGGACTCGTTGAACTGCTTTCAGGCTGCGTACACcgtcaattcaacgaacgttaATAACGTCAAGCAGATTGCCAAGTCACTGTAAGTAAAGGGGACGAGATTTCAGCAGCCCGATGGAGATTAAATTGGATTCAGACATTGCCGGGCGATACTCAATCTAATTGGATTGTTGCATACACGCCGTCACTTTCACCCGTTCGACTGTACATTGTGTTTCGTTTGAAGTTCGCGGCGCCGTTCGCCTCGTTTATCAAACCGCTTTGGATTCCCGAAACGGTCGTGCTCGTTCTGTTCGCATTCGCGTTAATTCGGGTGTCAGTCAAAGAAAGTATGCATTTGAAATTAGAGAGTTGGGGGAAATTAATTAAGCAATACGAAGAAATTGTTAACGAAAGTGAACATATAGAAGGAGTGTCTTAGAGAAATGAGTATGAAGAGAATTTTATTGTTACAAAGTTGTTCTATGATATCGTGACCTTGGGGCGACCTTGGGTAATAGAGATCAATGGGAAtagatataattaaaaaatcgataCGATTGGAAAATTGGTTTTCGTTGGAAGAGTGTTTTCCGTTGAACGAACGGGTCTCTGTAAATTCAGCGTTAATCTCTTTAGCACGGCAGGCTTCTAATAATTCATTGTTGTCGACAGCTTGATAATGGGCAGCCATAAGCGCGCGATCGACGCGT
This genomic interval from Halictus rubicundus isolate RS-2024b chromosome 15, iyHalRubi1_principal, whole genome shotgun sequence contains the following:
- the LOC143361454 gene encoding solute carrier family 35 member F5-like isoform X5, with protein sequence MSCSVELRQRRQQGMVEDPHKLAAMMNKSQRLVLGLLVLLLVDIIWVSSSELTKYIYREAAFEKPFFSTYVKTSMFTLYLLGLCFWPPWRDQCNKPATYMFIDPNVEDDNFYSEANTSLSDPTFVPIKTPDHCDRSSGTESDDSSIRSVRFSKLAEVRHMSESDATEALLARLSYQASLRAGEHVRRQANKFSVQKVAKIALMFCLLWFMANYTYQISLANTEAGVVTVLSSTSSLFTLFLAAFFPSNGGDKFTLSKLVAVSISIFGLVLVGLSDLTIETNRIPTGIILALVSAFFYAAYIVFLKRKVDHEDKMDIPMFFGFVGLFNLTLLWPLFFILHYGHWEEFEWPDTHQWTFLIINGLIGTVLSEVLWLWGCFLTSSLIATLAVSLIMPMSMVADVLLKKVEYPYIFYLGTVPMLLAFLTVSLLSYYDNWDPVMDLIKRIYIWICRKNRSTRMPDLEAEQTESLIGINSGEHEA
- the LOC143361454 gene encoding solute carrier family 35 member F5-like isoform X6 — translated: MSCSVELRQRRQQGMVEDPHKLAAMMNKSQRLVLGLLVLLLVDIIWVSSSELTKYIYREAAFEKPFFSTYVKTSMFTLYLLGLCFWPPWRDQCNKPATYMFIDPNVEDDNFYSEANTSLSDPTFVPIKTPDHCDRSSGTESDDSSIRSVRFSKLAEVRHMSESDATEALLARLSYQASLRAGEHWFMANYTYQISLANTEAGVVTVLSSTSSLFTLFLAAFFPSNGGDKFTLSKLVAVSISIFGLVLVGLSDLTIETNRIPTGIILALVSAFFYAAYIVFLKRKVDHEDKMDIPMFFGFVGLFNLTLLWPLFFILHYGHWEEFEWPDTHQWTFLIINGLIGTVLSEVLWLWGCFLTSSLIATLAVSLIMPMSMVADVLLKKVEYPYIFYLGTVPMLLAFLTVSLLSYYDNWDPVMDLIKRIYIWICRKNRSTRMPDLEAEQTESLIGINSGEHEA